A section of the Malus sylvestris chromosome 17, drMalSylv7.2, whole genome shotgun sequence genome encodes:
- the LOC126610249 gene encoding chaperone protein dnaJ C76, chloroplastic-like, which yields MAQLLTPSPVFTEALKFQNPLPNGCSRSPRRMLAKPGSSLTLMGGHGGGRRRRRGFSRLRVATDDSPSTNAVADDYYSVLGLLPDATPAQIKKAYYNCMKACHPDLSGDNPDTNNFCMFINEVYEVLSDPVQRMVYDEIHGYALTAINPFLNESAPKDHAFVDEFSCIGCKNCASVAPDVFGIEEDFGRARVYSQCGSVDLVQQAIDSCPVDCIHWTSAAQLSLLEDEMRRVERVNVALMLAGMGSSVDVFRMASSRWQKRQSQVLEQAQIRMKKKKKDSDKTESYWDNIWGNTKEYQNSEEEVKERSRRAAAAARRWREYSRRGADKPPSYKLPEAVSNDEK from the exons ATGGCTCAATTACTGACCCCATCCCCAGTGTTCACTGAAGCTCTCAAGTTCCAAAACCCATTACCGAATGGGTGCTCTAGAAGCCCCCGGCGCATGTTAGCCAAGCCCGGCAGTAGCCTGACTTTGATGGGTGGTCATGGCGGCGGCCGGAGGAGGCGTAGAGGCTTTAGCAGGCTCAGAGTGGCAACCGACGACTCACCTTCAACGAACGCCGTCGCTGATGACTACTATTCCGTCTTGGGATTG CTTCCAGATGCAACGCCGGCACAAATAAAAAAGGCGTATTATAATTGTATGAAAGCTTGCCATCCGGACTTGAGTGGTGATAATCCAGACACCAACAATTTCTGCATGTTCATCAATGAGGTCTATGAGGTGCTCAGTGACCCCGTGCAACGCATGGTTTACGACGAAATTCACGGCTATGCTTTGACAGCAATCAATCCTTTCCTGAACGAGTCTGCACCAAAGGATCATGCATTTGTTGATGAGTTTAGCTGCATAGGCTGCAAAAACTGTGCCAGCGTTGCCCCAGACGTCTTTGGAATCgaggaagactttggaagagcCCGAGTATACAGTCAGTGCGGGAGCGTAGATTTAGTTCAACAGGCAATTGATAGTTG CCCTGTTGATTGCATCCATTGGACTTCTGCTGCTCAACTATCATTGCTCGAAGATGAAATGCGCAGAGTAGAAAGAGTAAAC GTTGCACTGATGCTCGCAGGTATGGGCTCATCAGTGGATGTTTTCAGAATG GCAAGTTCTCGGTGGCAAAAGAGGCAATCACAAGTCTTG GAACAAGCTCAAATtaggatgaagaagaagaagaaggattcaGATAAAACAGAATCATACTGGGACAACATTTGGGGTAACACCAAAGAGTACCAAAATTCAG AGGAGGAAGTGAAAGAAAGATCAAGGAGAGCGGCAGCAGCAGCTCGAAGATGGAGGGAGTACTCAAGGAGGGGTGCTGATAAGCCTCCCAGCTATAAACTTCCGGAGGCCGTCTCCAACGACGAAAAGTGA
- the LOC126610257 gene encoding ras-related protein Rab11D-like, protein MAGYKGDDEYDYLFKLVLIGDSGVGKSNLLSRFTRNEFNLESKSTIGVEFATKTLTVDSKLIKAQIWDTAGQERYRAITSAYYRGAVGALLVYDVTRHATFENVARWLKELRNHTDPNIVVMLIGNKSDLRHLVAVSKEDGKSFAERESLYFMETSALEATNVESAFTQVLTQIYRVVSKRAVEAGNNGSASAVPSKGQTINVKDDGSVFKRIGCCSN, encoded by the exons ATGGCGGGGTACAAAGGTGACGATGAGTACGATTACTTGTTCAAGCTGGTATTGATTGGGGATTCTGGGGTGGGAAAGTCGAACCTGCTTTCCAGGTTCACCAGGAACGAGTTTAATTTGGAGTCCAAGTCTACCATCGGTGTCGAGTTCGCCACCAAGACTTTGACCGTTGATTCCAAGCTCATCAAAGCTCAGATTTGGGACACTGCTGGCCAAGAAAG GTACCGTGCCATTACAAGTGCATACTACCGAGGGGCTGTTGGTGCTTTGCTAGTGTATGATGTCACTCGGCATGCCACATTTGAGAATGTAGCAAGGTGGTTGAAGGAACTGAGGAACCATACAGACCCCAACATTGTAGTGATGCTCATCGGCAACAAATCAGATCTTCGCCATCTGGTGGCTGTCTCAAAAGAGGATGGTAAATCTTTTGCCGAAAGAGAGTCCCTCTACTTCATGGAAACTTCTGCGTTGGAAGCAACCAACGTAGAAAGTGCATTTACCCAAGTCTTGACTCAAATATACCGGGTGGTAAGCAAGAGGGCAGTCGAGGCAGGCAACAATGGAAGCGCTTCTGCTGTTCCGTCTAAAGGACAGACCATAAATGTCAAAGATGATGGTTCTGTTTTCAAGAGAATTGGATGCTGCTCAAACTAG